In one window of Scyliorhinus canicula chromosome 17, sScyCan1.1, whole genome shotgun sequence DNA:
- the LOC119952393 gene encoding testis-specific gene A8 protein-like — protein sequence MPPAAASTPPDAASTPPAAASTSPAAASTPPAAAGTPPAACHREHAACRREHAACRREHAACRREDAACRREHAACRHEHVACRRAHAACRREPAACRRGHAACRREHAACRREHAACRREHVACRRAHAACRREHAACRLPPRARRLPPRARRLPPAAASTPPAAAGTPPAAASTPPAAASTPPAAASTPPAAASTPPAAASTPPAAASTLPAAPKLTELQNRAMGDFLHC from the coding sequence ATGCCGCCTGCCGCCGCGAGCACGCCGCCTGACGCCGCGAGCACGCCGCCTGCCGCCGCGAGCACGTCGCCTGCCGCCGCGAGCACGCCGCCTGCCGCCGCGGGCACGCCGCCTGCCGCCTGCCACCGCGAGCACGCCGCCTGCCGCCGCGAGCACGCCGCCTGCCGCCGAGAGCATGCCGCCTGCCGCCGCGAGGACGCCGCCTGCCGCCGCGAGCACGCCGCCTGCCGCCACGAGCACGTCGCCTGCCGCCGAGCGCACGCCGCCTGCCGCCGGGAGCCCGCCGCCTGCCGCCGCGGGCACGCCGCCTGCCGCCGCGAGCACGCCGCCTGCCGCCGCGAGCACGCCGCCTGCCGCCGCGAGCACGTCGCCTGCCGCCGAGCGCACGCCGCCTGCCGCCGAGAGCACGCCGCCTGCCGCCTGCCGCCGCGAGCACGCCGCCTGCCGCCGCGAGCACGCCGCCTGCCGCCTGCCGCCGCGAGCACGCCGCCTGCCGCCGCGGGCACGCCGCCTGCCGCCGCGAGCACGCCGCCTGCCGCCGCGAGCACGCCGCCTGCCGCCGCGAGCACGCCGCCTGCTGCCGCGAGCACGCCACCTGCCGCCGCGAGCACGCCGCCTGCCGCCGCGAGCACGCTACCTGCTGCCCCCAAACTAACGGAGCTGCAAAACAGAGCCATGGGTGACTTTTTACATTGTTAA